One genomic window of Magnolia sinica isolate HGM2019 chromosome 3, MsV1, whole genome shotgun sequence includes the following:
- the LOC131240067 gene encoding uncharacterized protein LOC131240067: protein MSSPLYSAAYILNPACLFASVDPAEALTTHMVRFIDVLERMIPDRGEQDKISTLPDFYTKSKGIFSRDIVIRHWTMKLPTDWWAAYGVDPNRKDPALKKLVMKILGLTYSASGCERNWSTFEAIHTKKRNRLEKKRSTT from the exons atgtcatccccattgtattcggctgcttacatccttaacccagcctgtttattcgcttctgttgatccagcagaagcactaACTACGCATATGGTtagatttattgatgtcttggaaagaatgattccagatagaggagaacaggacaagatctcaactttgccGGACTTCTACACTAAAAGTAaagggatattctcaagggatatcgtaataagacattggacaatgaaattaccca ctgactggtgggctgcatatggagtggacccgaacaggaaggatccagctctaaaaAAGCTGGTtatgaagattcttggactcacgtattctgccagtggttgcgagcgcaattggagcacattcgaggcg attcataccaagaaaaggaatcgccttgagaAAAAACGCTCAACAACTTag